A stretch of the Opisthocomus hoazin isolate bOpiHoa1 chromosome 2, bOpiHoa1.hap1, whole genome shotgun sequence genome encodes the following:
- the CAD gene encoding multifunctional protein CAD isoform X2 has product MGCLVLQDGSVLRGRAFGAAGAAAAGEVVFQSGLVGYPEALTDPSYKAQILVLTYPLVGNYGVPRDETDPFGLSRWFESSKIHAAALVVGECSETPSHWSASRSLDQWLKEQNIPGLEGVDTRALTKKIREKGTLLGKLVPDGTSEESLSFEDPNKRNLVQEVSLKTPRVFNAGGSPRVTAVDCGLKYNQVRCLCERGAAVTVVPWDHPLDTADFDGLFISNGPGDPQLCRETVSGLRRVLDAPQPKPVFGICLGHQLLALALGARTYKMKYGNRGHNQPCLHEDTRRCFITAQNHGFAVEAGSLPPGWAPLFTNANDGSNEGLVHERKPFFSVQFHPEHRAGPTDLEGLFDIFVEAARDLRRGDGSARTVRERLRDWLTYAEAPAAGQDGARPRKVLILGSGGLSIGQAGEFDYSGSQAIKALKEENIQTVLINPNIATVQTSKGLADKVYFLPITPEYVTQVIRNERPDGVLLTFGGQTALNCGVELTKAGVLERYRVRVLGTPVASIEMTEDRKVFVEKMEEIGEHVAPSEAAASLEQAQAAAERLGYPVLVRSAYALGGLGSGFANTREELVALVSQAFTHTSQVLVDKSLKGWKEIEYEVVRDAYNNCVTVCNMENVDPLGIHTGESIVVAPSQTLNDTEYFMLRRTAVKVVRHLGIVGECNIQFALNPESEQYYIIEVNARLSRSSALASKATGYPLAYVAAKLALGIPLPLLRNSVTNSTTANFEPSLDYCVVKIPRWDLSKFLRVSTKIGSSMKSVGEVMAIGRNFEEAFQKALRMVDENCVGFDHTVKPASDVELETPTDKRIFVLAAALRAGYSIERLYELTKIDRWFLHKMKNITDHAVLLESYREEQSTMPPAVLERAKQLGFSDKQVALAVLSTELAVRKMRRDLKILPVVKQIDTVAAEWPAQTNYLYLTYNGTEHDLAFREPHVMVIGSGVYRIGSSVEFDWCAVGCIQELRKMGFKTIMVNYNPETVSTDYDMCDRLYFDEISFEVVMDIYELENPEGVILSMGGQLPNNIAMALHRQQCRILGTSPEAIDSAENRFKFSRLLDSIGISQPLWKELSDMESAKHFCCKVGYPCVVRPSYVLSGAAMNVAYSDSDLEKFLSNAVAVSKEQPVVISKFIQEAKEIDVDAVASDGMVVAIAISEHVENAGVHSGDATLVTPPQDITPKTLERIKAIVHAVGQELQVTGPFNLQLIAKDDQLKVIECNVRVSRSFPFVSKTLGVDLVALASQVIMGEDVEPVGLMTGTGIVGVKVPQFSFSRLAGADVVLGVEMTSTGEVACFGENRCEAYLKAMLSTGFKIPKKNILLTIGSYKNKSELLPTVRTLESLGYNLYASLGTADFYTEHGIKVMAVDWHFEDADASEAGARDTQRSILDYLAENHFEMVINLSMRNSGGRRLSSFVTKGYRTRRQAVDYSVPLIIDIKCTKLFVEALGQIRAAPPLKMHVDCMTSQKLIRLPGLIDVHVHLREPGGTHKEDFASGTAAALAGGVTMVCAMPNTSPAVTDAASFALAQKLAEAGARCDFALFLGASSENAGSLGPLAGAAAGLKMYLNDTFSSLRMDDVSLWMEHLEQWPRHLPVVAHAERQTVAAVLMVAQLYQRPVHVCHVARREEILLIKAAKQRGVPVTCEVAPHHLFLCREDAGRLGEGRAAVRPALGTRRDMEALWENMDTIDCFATDHAPHTLEEKQGQDPPPGYPGLETMLPLLLTAVSEGRLTVEDIIQRLYENPRKIFGLPAQEDTYVEVDLEHEWVVPSRTTFSKARWTPFEGMKVKGTVRRVVLRGEVAYIDGQVLVPPGYGQDVKKWPSGAVLAPHAAPAKESTKTPERPRHAAAGETLRGRASSPRRAGPAGDGRFHLPPRIHRASDPGLPAEDAREKAGRKALEADPAAIQDSYFYPPGPLPRQASPQGTPHFQTSPLLHPLIGQHILSVQQFSKEQMSHLFNVAHTLRMLVQKERNLDLLKGKVMASMFYEASTRTSSSFAAAMSRLGGSVLSFSEATSSVQKGESLADSVQTMCCYADVLVLRHPQPGAVELAAKHCRKPVINAGDGVGEHPTQALLDIFTIREELGTVNGMTITMVGDLKHGRTVHSLARLLTQYRVNLRYVTPPGLRMPPDIASFVASKGITQEEFGSIEEALPDTDVLYMTRIQKERFRLAEEYEACFGQFILTPHIMTRAKEKMVVMHPLPRVNEISVEVDSDPRAAYFRQAENGMYMRMALLATVLGRY; this is encoded by the exons GTGCCTGTGCGAGCGGGGGGCGGCCGTCACCGTGGTGCCCTGGGACCATCCGCTGGACACTGCAG ACTTTGACGGGCTGTTCATCAGCAACGGCCCCGGGGACCCACAGCTCTGCCGGGAGACGGTGTCCGGCCTGCGCCGGGTGCTGGACGCGCCCCAGCCCAAGCCCGTCTTCGGGATCTGCCTGGGGCACCAGCTGCTCGCCCTGGCCCTCGGCGCCCGCACCTACAAGATGAA gtACGGGAACCGCGGGCAcaaccagccctgcctgcacgagGACACGCGGCGCTGCTTCATCACGGCGCAGAACCACGGCTTCGCGGTGGAGGCGGGCAGCCTGCCGCCCGGCTGGGCCCCGCTCTTCACCAACGCCAACGACGGCTCCAACGAGGGCCTCGTCCACGAGCGCAAGCCCTTCTTCAG CGTCCAGTTTCACCCCGAGCACCGCGCCGGCCCCACGGACCTGGAGGGGCTCTTCGACATCTTCGTGGAGGCGGCGCGGGACCTGCGGcgcggggacggcagcgcccggacgg TGCGGGAGCGCCTGCGGGACTGGCTGACGTACGCGgaggcgccggcggcggggcaggATGGGGCCCGGCCCCGCAAGGTGCTGATCCTGGGCTCCGGCGGGCTCTCCATCGGGCAGGCGGGCGAGTTCGACTACTCGGGGTCGCAG GCCATCAAAGCTCTGAAGGAGGAGAACATCCAGACGGTGCTGATCAACCCCAACATCGCCACGGTGCAGACGTCCAAGGGGCTGGCGGACAAGGTCTACTTCCTCCCCATCACCCCCGAGTACGTCACCCAG GTGATCCGGAACGAGCGCCCTGATGGGGTGCTGCTGACCTTCGGCGGGCAGACGGCCCTCAACTGCGGCGTGGAGCTCACCAAGGCGGGCGTGCTGGAGCGGTACCGCGTGCGGGTGCTGGGCACCCCCGTCGCCTCCATCGAGATGACCGAGGACCGCAAGGTCTTCGTGGAGAAGATGGAGGAAATCGGGGAGCACGTGGCGCCCAGTGAGGCCGCTGCCTCcctggagcag GCGCAGGCAGCGGCCGAGAGGTTGGGGTACCCGGTGCTGGTGCGCTCCGCCTACGCCCTCGGGGGCCTGGGCTCCGGCTTCGCCAACACGCGCGAGGAACTGGTGGCACTGGTGAGCCAGGCCTTCACCCACACCTCccaggtcctggtggacaagtccttgaagggctggaaggagatcGAGTACGAGGTGGTGCGGGATGCCTACAACAACTGCGTCACG GTGTGCAACATGGAGAACGTGGACCCGCTGGGGATCCACACGGGCGAGTCCATCGTGGTGGCGCCCAGCCAGACCCTCAACGACACCGAGTACTTCATGCTGCGGCGCACGGCCGTGAAGGTGGTGCGGCACCTGGGCATCGTGGGCGAGTGCAACATCCAGTTTGCCCTGAACCCCGAGTCGGAGCAG TACTACATCATCGAGGTGAACGCCCGGCTCTCCCGCAGCTCGGCCCTGGCCAGCAAGGCCACGGGCTACCCGCTGGCCTACGTGGCGGCCAAGCTGGCCctgggcatccccctgcccctgctCAG GAACTCCGTCACCAACTCCACCACGGCCAACTTCGAGCCCAGCCTGGACTACTGCGTGGTGAAGATCCCGCGCTGGGACCTCAGCAAGTTCCTGCGCGTCAGCACCAAGATCGGCAGCTCCATGAAGAGCGTGG GGGAGGTCATGGCCATCGGGAGGAACTTCGAGGAGGCTTTCCAGAAGGCGCTGAGGATGGTGGACGAGAACTGCGTGGGCTTTGACCACACGGTGAAGCCGGCCTCGGACGTG gagctggagacGCCGACAGACAAGCGGATCTTTGTGCTGGCAGCCGCGCTGCGGGCCGGCTACTCCATCGAGCGGCTCTACGAGCTGACCAAGATCGACCGCTGGTTCCTGCACAAGATGAAGAACATCACGGACCACGCGGTGCTGCTGGAGTCGTACCGCGAGGAGCAGAGCACCATGCCCCCCGCCGTGCTCGAGCGGGCCAAGCAGCTCGGCTTCTCCGACAAGCAGGTGGCCCTGGCCGTGCTCAG CACCGAGCTGGCCGTGCGGAAGATGCGGCGCGACCTGAAGATCCTGCCGGTGGTGAAGCAGATCGACACCGTGGCGGCGGAGTGGCCGGCCCAAACCAACTACCTGTACCTGACCTACAACGGCACCGAGCACGACTTGGCTTTCCGCGAGCCCCACGTCATGGTCATCGGCTCCGGCGTCTACCGCATCGGCAGCAGCGTCGAGTTCGACTGGTGCGCCGTTGGCTGCATCCAGGAGCTCCGCAAG atggGCTTCAAGACGATCATGGTGAACTACAACCCTGAGACGGTGAGCACCGACTACGACATGTGCGACCGCCTCTACTTCGACGAGATCTCCTTCGAG GTGGTGATGGACATCTACGAGCTGGAGAACCCCGAGGGCGTGATCCTGTCCATGGGCGGGCAGCTGCCCAACAACATCGCCATGGCCCTGCACCGGCAGCAGTGCCGCATCCTGGGCACCTCGCCGGAGGCCATCGACTCGGCTGAGAACCGCTTCAAGTTCTCCCGCCTGCTTGACTCCATCGGCATCAGCCAGCCCCTCTGGAAGGAGCTCTCCGACATGGAG TCGGCCAAGCACTTCTGCTGCAAGGTGGGGTACCCCTGTGTCGTGCGCCCCTCCTACGTGCTGAGCGGCGCCGCCATGAACGTGGCCTACTCGGACAGTGACCTGGAGAAGTTCTTGAGCAACGCCGTGGCCGTGTCCAAGGAGCAGCCCGTGGTCATCTCCAAATTCATCCAGGAGGCCAAG GAGATCGATGTGGACGCGGTGGCCTCTGACGGCATGGTGGTGGCCATCGCCATCTCGGAGCACGTGGAGAATGCCGGGGTGCACTCGGGCGATGCCACACTGGTGACGCCCCCCCAGGACATCACCCCTAAGACGCTGGAGCGCATCAAGGCCATCGTCCACGCCGTcgggcaggagctgcaggtcaCCGGGCCCTTCAACCTGCAGCTCATCGCCAAG gATGACCAGCTGAAGGTGATCGAGTGCAACGTCCGCGTCTCCCGCTCCTTCCCCTTCGTCTCCAAGACCCTCGGGGTGGACCTGGTGGCTCTGGCCAGCCAGGTGATCATGGGCGAGGACGTGGAGCCCGTGGGGCTGATGACGGGCACGGGCATTGTCGGCGTCAAG gtGCCCCAGTTCTCCTTCTCGCGCCTGGCGGGCGCCGACGTGGTGCTGGGCGTGGAGATGACCAGCACGGGCGAGGTGGCCTGCTTCGGGGAGAACCGCTGCGAGGCTTACCTGAAGGCCATGCTCAGCACCGGCTTCAAGATCCCCAAGAAGAACATCCTGCTGACCATCGGCAGCTACAAG AACAAGAGCGAGCTGCTGCCGACGGTGCGGACCCTGGAGAGCCTCGGCTACAACCTGTACGCCAGCCTCGGCACCGCCGACTTCTACACCGAGCACGGCATCAAG GTGATGGCCGTGGACTGGCACTTCGAGGACGCAGACGCCAGCGAGGCTGGCGCGCGGGACACCCAGCGCAGCATCCTCGACTACCTGGCCGAGAACCACTTCGAGATGGTCATCAACCTCTCGATGCGCAACTCGGGCGGCCGCCGGCTCTCCTCCTTCGTCACCAAGGGGTACCGCACCCGGCGCCAGGCTGTCGATTACTCCGTGCCGCTCATCATCGACATCAAGTGCACCAAGCTCTTCGTGGAG GCGCTGGGCCAGATCCGGGCGGCCCCCCCGCTGAAGATGCACGTGGACTGCATGACGTCCCAGAAGCTCATCCGCCTGCCGG ggCTGATCGACGTCCACGTGCACCTCCGTGAGCCGGGCGGCACGCACAAGGAGGACTTCGCCTCGGGCACGGCGGCCGCGCTGGCCGGGGGGGTCACCATGGTGTGCGCCATGCCCAACACCAGCCCCGCCGTCACCGATGCCGCCTCCTTCGCGCTGGCGCAGAAG ctGGCCGAGGCCGGGGCGCGCTGCGACTTCGCCCTCTTCCTGGGGGCTTCCTCGGAGAACGCCGGCTCGCTGGGCCCGCtggcgggggcggccgcggggctcaAGATGTACCTGAACGACACCTTCTCCAGCCTGCGCATGGACGACGTCTCGCTCTGGATGGAG cACCTGGAGCAGTGGCCGCGGCACCTGCCCGTCGTGGCGCACGCGGAGCGGCAGACGGTGGCGGCGGTTCTGATGGTGGCCCAGCTCTACCAGCGCCCTGTGCACGTCTGCCACGTGGCCCGCCGGGAGGAG ATCCTCCTGATCAAGGCGGCCAAGCAGCGGGGGGTCCCGGTGACCTGCGAGGTGGCCCCGCACCACCTCTTCCTGTGCCGGGAGGACGCGGGGCGCCTCGGGGAGGGCAGAGCGGCCGTGCGGCCGGCGCTCGGCACCCGCCGGGACATGGAGGCCCTCTGGGAGAACATGGACACCATCGACTGCTTCGCCACTGACCACG ccccgcacacactggaggagaagcagggacaggatcccCCCCCCGGGTACCCTGGCCTGGAGACgatgctgccgctgctgctgacGGCCGTCTCCGAGGGGCGGCTCACGGTGGAAGACATCATCCAGCGCCTCTACGAGAACCCCCGCAAGATCTTTGGGCTGCCGGCGCAGGAGGACACCTACGTGGAG GTGGACCTGGAGCACGAGTGGGTGGTCCCCAGCCGCACCACCTTCTCCAAGGCCCGCTGGACACCCTTCGAGGGCATGAAGGTGAAGGGGACGGTGCGGAGGGTGGTCCTGCGCGGGGAGGTCGCCTACATCGATGGGCAG GTGCTGGTGCCCCCCGGCTACGGGCAGGACGTGAAGAAGTGGCCCTCGGGTGCTGTGCTGGCACCTCACGCGGCCCCCGCCAAGGAAAGCACGAAG ACCCCCGAGCGGCCCCGGCACGCGGCGGCCGGCGAGACGCTGCGCGGCCGAGCCTCCAGCCCCCGCCGAGCCGGCCCCGCGGGCGACGGACGCTTCCACCTCCCGCCCCGCATCCACCGCGCCTCCGACCCCGGGCTGCCAG CCGAGGACGCCCGGGAGAAGGCTGGCAGGAAGGCGCTGGAGGCAG ACCCAGCCGCCATCCAGGACAGCTACTTCTACCCCCCGGGTCCCCTCCCGCGCCAGGCGTCCCCCCAGGGCACGCCCCACTTCCAGACCTCCCCGCTGCTGCACCCCCTCATCGGGCAGCACATCCTCTCCGTCCAGCAGTTCTCCAAGGAGCAG ATGTCACATCTCTTCAACGTGGCGCACACCCTGCGCATGCTGGTGCAGAAGGAGCGGAACCTGGACCTCCTCAAG GGCAAGGTGATGGCGTCCATGTTCTACGAGGCCAGCACACGGACCAGCAGCTCCTTCGCGGCGGCCATGAGCCGGCTGGGCGGCTCCGTGCTCTCCTTCTCGGAGGCCACCTCCTCGGTGCAGAAAGGCGAGTCGCTGGCCGACTCCGTGCAGACCATGTGCTGCTACGCCGACGTGCTGGTGCTGCGGCACCCGCAGCCGGGGGCCGTCGAG CTGGCCGCCAAGCACTGCCGCAAGCCCGTGATCAACGCCGGGGACGGGGTGGGGGAGCACCCCACGCAGGCGCTGCTGGACATCTTCACCATCCGCGAGGAGCTGGGCACCGTCAACGGCATGACG ATCACCATGGTGGGCGACCTGAAGCACGGGCGCACGGTGCACTCGCTGGCCCGCCTGCTGACGCAGTACCGCGTCAACCTGCGCTACGTGACGCCCCCCGGCCTCCGCATGCCCCCCGACATCGCCAGCTTCGTGGCCTCCAAGGGCATCACGCAG GAGGAGTTCGGGAGCATCGAGGAGGCGCTGCCGGACACCGACGTGCTCTACATGACGCGCATCCAGAAGGAGCGCTTCCGCCTGGCCGAGGAGTACGAGGCC TGCTTCGGGCAGTTCATCCTCACGCCCCACATCATGACCCGGGCCAAGGAGAAGATGGTGGTGATGCACCCCCTGCCCCGCGTCAACGAGATCag CGTGGAGGTGGACTCGGACCCGCGCGCCGCGTACTTCCGGCAGGCGGAGAACGGGATGTACATGCGCATGGCGCTGCTGGCCACCGTGCTGGGCCGCTACTGA